A section of the Bacteroidota bacterium genome encodes:
- a CDS encoding integrase core domain-containing protein — translation VNGILKLEYGLDGCFINLKQVRQALREAVWLYNHERPHTTLGYRKPDQVYRTGLKSQTIH, via the coding sequence GGTCAATGGCATACTCAAACTGGAATATGGACTTGATGGTTGCTTTATCAACCTCAAGCAAGTACGCCAGGCATTACGAGAGGCAGTCTGGCTCTATAATCACGAACGTCCACATACAACACTCGGCTATCGGAAACCCGATCAGGTCTACCGAACTGGGCTTAAATCACAAACTATACACTAA